In Capsicum annuum cultivar UCD-10X-F1 chromosome 7, UCD10Xv1.1, whole genome shotgun sequence, one genomic interval encodes:
- the LOC107856280 gene encoding receptor protein kinase TMK1-like isoform X2: protein MMSGYYLAARQLEFFKGRSETGGPTTEVLADALAISQHNDAVSGTSKQYVANDYAKPLFIGYKQADDIVSSSLTCMVEPVSASGCKLAKTFMYLALEYAVTGKITIKADVFSFGVVLMELLSGWMALDEDKPNESQYLVAWNIKSFKEKRIATIDPALDVKQESTLDSIYTVAKLIGHCTTREPGQRPDMSHVVNMFATTSVVLITVFHSTKWSKAGKNRKEKT from the exons ATGATGAGTGGCTATTATTTG GCAGCAAGGCAATTAGAATTTTTTAAAGGAAGAAGTGAAACAGGAGGACCAACAACCGAAGTGTTGGCTGATGCGCTTGCCATTTCTCAACATAATGATGCTGTCAGTGGCACTTCAAAGCAATATGTTGCTAATGATTATGCCAAACCACTGTTCATAGGTTACAAACAG GCTGATGATATAGTGTCAAGTTCACTCACTTGTATGGTGGAACCAGTTTCAGCATCTGGATGCAAGCTAGCTAAAACTTTTATGTATCTAGCACTAGAATATGCCG TTACTGGTAAAATCACCATAAAAGCTGATGTCTTTAGTTTCGGTGTGGTCCTAATGGAGTTGTTAAGTGGATGGATGGCACTTGATGAGGACAAGCCAAATGAGAGCCAATACTTAGTTGCATGGAACATCAAATCCTTTAAAGAGAAACGTATTGCAACAATTGATCCAGCTCTGGATGTGAAACAGGAGAGTACATTAGATAGCATCTACACTGTTGCGAAACTTATTGGTCACTGCACAACAAGAGAGCCTGGCCAACGGCCCGATATGTCCCATGTTGTGAACATGTTTGCGACGACGAGTGTGGTATTGATTACAGTTTTCCACTCAACCAAATGGTCAAAGGCTGGCAAGAATCGAAAGGAAAAGACTTGA
- the LOC107856280 gene encoding probable alpha-mannosidase At5g66150 isoform X1 — MHIFVSGMQTVLMLIGLDSLQAARQLEFFKGRSETGGPTTEVLADALAISQHNDAVSGTSKQYVANDYAKPLFIGYKQADDIVSSSLTCMVEPVSASGCKLAKTFMYLALEYAVTGKITIKADVFSFGVVLMELLSGWMALDEDKPNESQYLVAWNIKSFKEKRIATIDPALDVKQESTLDSIYTVAKLIGHCTTREPGQRPDMSHVVNMFATTSVVLITVFHSTKWSKAGKNRKEKT, encoded by the exons ATGCATATTTTTGTATCAGGTATGCAGACCGTATTAATGCTTATTGGACTGGATTCTTTACAA GCAGCAAGGCAATTAGAATTTTTTAAAGGAAGAAGTGAAACAGGAGGACCAACAACCGAAGTGTTGGCTGATGCGCTTGCCATTTCTCAACATAATGATGCTGTCAGTGGCACTTCAAAGCAATATGTTGCTAATGATTATGCCAAACCACTGTTCATAGGTTACAAACAG GCTGATGATATAGTGTCAAGTTCACTCACTTGTATGGTGGAACCAGTTTCAGCATCTGGATGCAAGCTAGCTAAAACTTTTATGTATCTAGCACTAGAATATGCCG TTACTGGTAAAATCACCATAAAAGCTGATGTCTTTAGTTTCGGTGTGGTCCTAATGGAGTTGTTAAGTGGATGGATGGCACTTGATGAGGACAAGCCAAATGAGAGCCAATACTTAGTTGCATGGAACATCAAATCCTTTAAAGAGAAACGTATTGCAACAATTGATCCAGCTCTGGATGTGAAACAGGAGAGTACATTAGATAGCATCTACACTGTTGCGAAACTTATTGGTCACTGCACAACAAGAGAGCCTGGCCAACGGCCCGATATGTCCCATGTTGTGAACATGTTTGCGACGACGAGTGTGGTATTGATTACAGTTTTCCACTCAACCAAATGGTCAAAGGCTGGCAAGAATCGAAAGGAAAAGACTTGA